A single Catharus ustulatus isolate bCatUst1 chromosome 7, bCatUst1.pri.v2, whole genome shotgun sequence DNA region contains:
- the FIGN gene encoding fidgetin isoform X1 has protein sequence MISSTSVYGLKMQWTPEHAQWPEQHFDITSTTRSPAHKVEAYRGHLQRTYQYAWANDDISALTASNLLKKYAEKYSGILEGPAERPILSNYSEAPSGLVNGRKNESEPWQPSLNSESVYPMNCVPDVITASKAGVSAALPPADVSASIGSSPGVASNLAEPSYSSSTCGSHTVPSLHSGLPSQEYATGYNGSYLHTSYSGQPAPALPSPHPSPLHSSGLLQPPPPPPPPALVPGYNGTSNLSSYSYPSASYPPQTAVGPGYSPGGAPPPSAYLPSGIPAPTPLPPTTVPSYSYQGHGLTPIAPSALTNSSASSLKRKAFYMAGQGEMDSSYGNYSYGQQRSTQSPMYRMPDNSISNANRGNGFDRSAETSSLAFKPTKQLMSSEQQRKFSSQSSRALTPPSYSTAKNSLGSRSSDSFGKYSSPVMNEHGDEHRQLLPHPMQGPGLRAATSSNHSVDEQLKNTDTHLIDLVTNEIINQGPPVDWSDIAGLDLVKAVIKEEVLWPVLRSDAFNGLTALPRSILLFGPRGTGKTLMGRCIASQLGATFFKITGSGLVTKWLGEGEKIVHASFLVARCRQPSVIFVSDIDMLLSSQVSEEHSPVSRMRTEFLMQLDTVLTSAEDQIVVICATSKPEEIDESLRRYFMKRLLIPLPDSTARHQIIVQLLSQHNYCLNDKEVALLVQRTEGFSGLDVAHLCQEAVVGPLHAMPATDLSAIMPSQLRPVTYQDFENAFCKIQPSISQKELDTYVEWNKMFGCSQ, from the coding sequence GCTTGAAGATGCAGTGGACGCCGGAGCATGCCCAGTGGCCAGAGCAGCACTTCGATATCACTTCAACCACCCGGTCCCCAGCCCACAAGGTGGAAGCCTACCGGGGCCACCTGCAGCGCACGTACCAGTACGCCTGGGCCAACGATGACATCTCGGCTTTGACCGCCTCCAACCTTCTGAAAAAGTATGCAGAAAAGTATTCCGGGATTTTGGAAGGCCCGGCTGAGCGACCCATTCTCAGCAATTACTCTGAAGCTCCCTCGGGGCTGGTGAATGGTCGGAAGAATGAAAGTGAGCCTTGGCAGCCATCCTTGAACTCGGAGAGCGTGTATCCCATGAACTGTGTCCCAGATGTCATCACCGCCAGCAAAGCTGGGGTAAGTGCAGCCCTCCCTCCCGCAGATGTCTCAGCCAGCATCGGGAGCTCTCCTGGGGTGGCCAGTAACCTGGCTGAACCCAGCTactccagcagcacctgtggAAGTCACACCGTTCCCAGTCTTCATTCAGGGCTCCCATCTCAGGAATATGCCACAGGATACAATGGCTCATATTTGCATACCAGTTACAGCGGCCAGCCAGCACCTGCACTTCCATCCCCTCATCCATCCCCACTGCACAGCTCGGGACTTCTACAGCCCCCGCCACCGCCACCACCACCAGCCCTCGTCCCTGGCTACAACGGGACCTCCAATCTCTCCAGTTACAGCTACCCTTCTGCCAGTTATCCTCCTCAAACTGCTGTTGGCCCTGGGTACAGCCCTGGGGGTGCCCCGCCGCCCTCGGCTTACCTGCCTTCAGGAATCCCTGCTCCAACCCCTCTGCCCCCAACCACTGTCCCCAGCTACTCCTACCAGGGCCACGGTCTGACGCCAATCGCGCCGTCTGCCCTGACAAACAGTTCAGCCAGCTCTCTCAAAAGGAAAGCTTTCTACATGGCAGGGCAAGGAGAAATGGACTCCAGTTATGGAAATTACAGCTACGGCCAACAGAGATCTACACAGAGTCCAATGTATCGAATGCCAGACAACAGCATTTCAAATGCAAACAGAGGGAATGGTTTTGACAGAAGTGCTGAAACATCATCCTTAGCATTTAAGCCAACAAAGCAGCTAATGTCCTCTGAACAGCAAAGGAAATTCAGTAGCCAGTCCAGTAGGGCTTTAACACCCCCATCCTATAGTACTGCTAAAAACTCACTGGGTTCGAGATCGAGTGACTCGTTTGGGAAGTATAGCTCCCCAGTAATGAATGAGCACGGTGAcgagcacaggcagctcctcccTCACCCAATGCAAGGCCCGGGACTTCGTGCAGCTACCTCATCCAACCACTCTGTGGACGAGCAACTGAAGAATACTGACACACACCTCATTGACCTTGTTACCAATGAGATTATCAACCAAGGACCTCCCGTGGACTGGAGCGACATTGCTGGCCTAGATCTAGTAAAGGCCGTCATTAAGGAGGAGGTTTTATGGCCAGTATTGAGGTCAGATGCATTCAATGGACTGACTGCTCTACCTCGGAGCATCCTTTTATTTGGACCTCGGGGAACAGGCAAAACATTAATGGGCAGATGTATAGCTAGTCAGCTGGGGGCCACGTTTTTCAAAATCACTGGCTCTGGCCTTGTCACAAAGTGGTtaggggaaggagaaaaaattgtaCATGCCTCCTTCCTCGTGGCAAGGTGTCGCCAACCCTCGGTGATTTTTGTTAGTGACATTGACATGCTCCTTTCCTCTCAAGTGAGTGAAGAACATAGTCCAGTAAGTCGGATGAGAACCGAGTTCCTTATGCAGCTGGACACTGTACTGACTTCTGCTGAGGACCAAATAGTAGTAATTTGCGCCACGAGTAAACCAGAAGAAATTGATGAATCTCTTCGAAGGTACTTCATGAAACGACTTTTAATCCCACTTCCTGACAGCACAGCGAGACACCAGATAATAGTACAACTGCTCTCACAGCACAATTACTGTCTCAATGACAAGGAGGTTGCACTGCTTGTCCAGCGCACAGAAGGCTTTTCTGGACTAGATGTGGCTCACTTGTGTCAGGAAGCTGTGGTGGGCCCACTCCATGCCATGCCAGCCACAGACCTTTCAGCCATTATGCCCAGCCAGTTGAGGCCAGTTACATATCAAGACTTTGAAAATGCTTTCTGCAAGATACAGCCTAGCATATCTCAAAAAGAGCTTGATACATACGTTGAATGGAACAAAATGTTTGGTTGCAGTCAGTGA
- the FIGN gene encoding fidgetin isoform X2, which produces MQWTPEHAQWPEQHFDITSTTRSPAHKVEAYRGHLQRTYQYAWANDDISALTASNLLKKYAEKYSGILEGPAERPILSNYSEAPSGLVNGRKNESEPWQPSLNSESVYPMNCVPDVITASKAGVSAALPPADVSASIGSSPGVASNLAEPSYSSSTCGSHTVPSLHSGLPSQEYATGYNGSYLHTSYSGQPAPALPSPHPSPLHSSGLLQPPPPPPPPALVPGYNGTSNLSSYSYPSASYPPQTAVGPGYSPGGAPPPSAYLPSGIPAPTPLPPTTVPSYSYQGHGLTPIAPSALTNSSASSLKRKAFYMAGQGEMDSSYGNYSYGQQRSTQSPMYRMPDNSISNANRGNGFDRSAETSSLAFKPTKQLMSSEQQRKFSSQSSRALTPPSYSTAKNSLGSRSSDSFGKYSSPVMNEHGDEHRQLLPHPMQGPGLRAATSSNHSVDEQLKNTDTHLIDLVTNEIINQGPPVDWSDIAGLDLVKAVIKEEVLWPVLRSDAFNGLTALPRSILLFGPRGTGKTLMGRCIASQLGATFFKITGSGLVTKWLGEGEKIVHASFLVARCRQPSVIFVSDIDMLLSSQVSEEHSPVSRMRTEFLMQLDTVLTSAEDQIVVICATSKPEEIDESLRRYFMKRLLIPLPDSTARHQIIVQLLSQHNYCLNDKEVALLVQRTEGFSGLDVAHLCQEAVVGPLHAMPATDLSAIMPSQLRPVTYQDFENAFCKIQPSISQKELDTYVEWNKMFGCSQ; this is translated from the coding sequence ATGCAGTGGACGCCGGAGCATGCCCAGTGGCCAGAGCAGCACTTCGATATCACTTCAACCACCCGGTCCCCAGCCCACAAGGTGGAAGCCTACCGGGGCCACCTGCAGCGCACGTACCAGTACGCCTGGGCCAACGATGACATCTCGGCTTTGACCGCCTCCAACCTTCTGAAAAAGTATGCAGAAAAGTATTCCGGGATTTTGGAAGGCCCGGCTGAGCGACCCATTCTCAGCAATTACTCTGAAGCTCCCTCGGGGCTGGTGAATGGTCGGAAGAATGAAAGTGAGCCTTGGCAGCCATCCTTGAACTCGGAGAGCGTGTATCCCATGAACTGTGTCCCAGATGTCATCACCGCCAGCAAAGCTGGGGTAAGTGCAGCCCTCCCTCCCGCAGATGTCTCAGCCAGCATCGGGAGCTCTCCTGGGGTGGCCAGTAACCTGGCTGAACCCAGCTactccagcagcacctgtggAAGTCACACCGTTCCCAGTCTTCATTCAGGGCTCCCATCTCAGGAATATGCCACAGGATACAATGGCTCATATTTGCATACCAGTTACAGCGGCCAGCCAGCACCTGCACTTCCATCCCCTCATCCATCCCCACTGCACAGCTCGGGACTTCTACAGCCCCCGCCACCGCCACCACCACCAGCCCTCGTCCCTGGCTACAACGGGACCTCCAATCTCTCCAGTTACAGCTACCCTTCTGCCAGTTATCCTCCTCAAACTGCTGTTGGCCCTGGGTACAGCCCTGGGGGTGCCCCGCCGCCCTCGGCTTACCTGCCTTCAGGAATCCCTGCTCCAACCCCTCTGCCCCCAACCACTGTCCCCAGCTACTCCTACCAGGGCCACGGTCTGACGCCAATCGCGCCGTCTGCCCTGACAAACAGTTCAGCCAGCTCTCTCAAAAGGAAAGCTTTCTACATGGCAGGGCAAGGAGAAATGGACTCCAGTTATGGAAATTACAGCTACGGCCAACAGAGATCTACACAGAGTCCAATGTATCGAATGCCAGACAACAGCATTTCAAATGCAAACAGAGGGAATGGTTTTGACAGAAGTGCTGAAACATCATCCTTAGCATTTAAGCCAACAAAGCAGCTAATGTCCTCTGAACAGCAAAGGAAATTCAGTAGCCAGTCCAGTAGGGCTTTAACACCCCCATCCTATAGTACTGCTAAAAACTCACTGGGTTCGAGATCGAGTGACTCGTTTGGGAAGTATAGCTCCCCAGTAATGAATGAGCACGGTGAcgagcacaggcagctcctcccTCACCCAATGCAAGGCCCGGGACTTCGTGCAGCTACCTCATCCAACCACTCTGTGGACGAGCAACTGAAGAATACTGACACACACCTCATTGACCTTGTTACCAATGAGATTATCAACCAAGGACCTCCCGTGGACTGGAGCGACATTGCTGGCCTAGATCTAGTAAAGGCCGTCATTAAGGAGGAGGTTTTATGGCCAGTATTGAGGTCAGATGCATTCAATGGACTGACTGCTCTACCTCGGAGCATCCTTTTATTTGGACCTCGGGGAACAGGCAAAACATTAATGGGCAGATGTATAGCTAGTCAGCTGGGGGCCACGTTTTTCAAAATCACTGGCTCTGGCCTTGTCACAAAGTGGTtaggggaaggagaaaaaattgtaCATGCCTCCTTCCTCGTGGCAAGGTGTCGCCAACCCTCGGTGATTTTTGTTAGTGACATTGACATGCTCCTTTCCTCTCAAGTGAGTGAAGAACATAGTCCAGTAAGTCGGATGAGAACCGAGTTCCTTATGCAGCTGGACACTGTACTGACTTCTGCTGAGGACCAAATAGTAGTAATTTGCGCCACGAGTAAACCAGAAGAAATTGATGAATCTCTTCGAAGGTACTTCATGAAACGACTTTTAATCCCACTTCCTGACAGCACAGCGAGACACCAGATAATAGTACAACTGCTCTCACAGCACAATTACTGTCTCAATGACAAGGAGGTTGCACTGCTTGTCCAGCGCACAGAAGGCTTTTCTGGACTAGATGTGGCTCACTTGTGTCAGGAAGCTGTGGTGGGCCCACTCCATGCCATGCCAGCCACAGACCTTTCAGCCATTATGCCCAGCCAGTTGAGGCCAGTTACATATCAAGACTTTGAAAATGCTTTCTGCAAGATACAGCCTAGCATATCTCAAAAAGAGCTTGATACATACGTTGAATGGAACAAAATGTTTGGTTGCAGTCAGTGA